One region of Ahniella affigens genomic DNA includes:
- a CDS encoding serine/threonine-protein kinase, which translates to MAVCELCFGKECACRVPSLPSLLCWNMGLGPALPRWSRVCAGRTPVSRQKDGAMSSDHFSKVRELFALALEQPAASREAFVREHASDPAIATEVLRLMGLDEQPQIHTLQGVQAMADAEAAPLAQGRRVGKFELFEVLGEGGMGQVYRARRVDGPEHWVAVKLMRRGLFNAASETRFLAEQQFLARLNHPNIAHYIDSGSDADGHVYVAMELVQGQRLLDFAKAKELNAKQRVTLFRQLLAAVSYAHRQLIIHRDLKQANVLVTADGVVKLLDFGIAKLLQDQSQMTGTIERLYTPTCAAPEQIRGEPCDVTTDVYALGVLLYELIAGKSIFDTEGKTPGEFENLVLNVPPPDMKSRVHADLGCADIPTDLERIVAKAIRKEPNRRYNSVEQFDADLERLLNNEPVSVSGNGFLYRTQKFLSRNKLASGLTTLIAIAVLTGLGITLQQNREIRAERDRANLALDAMKQAFLGADPGGEAGGEVKAKDILNKSSENLLPLIRRGDTQFIELAATLLEVELSMGMVNDAAKTFSEIPEDTIRSHPTLCLLQARLYADRGLPDQAKAQISSCTSGPNESRLRSITQARIAEANKEFLKAAELYREFRKGLDTSDHAWIYALERESFSLSRAGRPEQSIQLIDKATEMSTKAFSPDHARFARLDLARIKVLQAGTGHEEFLQLAPKILERIEQQHGARSTFTAEANSWLAFGYSSVADYASALPHYEIASNIYADVYGSGHRETIRAKFNVAMAMSKLKRPPTKLVPMFESLIIESDFSGNYDLQTFIQISYIQYLTNIDMDELALRVAIKTAESPENLFRVDSVEYERFQRSANRAFWKSRCTSESSVEESRARICRSLILENQVCHAAKRAICGTRDLFR; encoded by the coding sequence ATGGCTGTCTGCGAACTTTGTTTTGGGAAGGAATGTGCATGTCGGGTGCCGTCTCTACCATCGCTGCTGTGTTGGAACATGGGCTTGGGCCCTGCCCTGCCTCGGTGGTCGCGCGTCTGTGCAGGTCGCACGCCCGTGTCCAGACAGAAGGACGGCGCTATGTCGTCTGATCATTTCAGCAAAGTCCGCGAACTGTTTGCACTGGCGCTGGAGCAGCCGGCTGCGTCGCGTGAGGCATTTGTCCGCGAGCACGCTTCCGACCCGGCGATCGCCACCGAAGTCCTCCGCCTGATGGGCTTGGACGAACAGCCGCAGATTCACACCCTACAGGGCGTGCAGGCGATGGCGGATGCCGAAGCCGCGCCCTTGGCGCAGGGCCGTCGCGTCGGCAAGTTTGAACTGTTCGAGGTGCTCGGCGAAGGCGGCATGGGTCAGGTCTACCGCGCCCGTCGTGTCGATGGCCCGGAGCACTGGGTCGCCGTCAAACTCATGCGACGTGGCTTGTTCAATGCCGCGTCCGAGACCCGCTTCCTGGCCGAGCAGCAGTTCCTCGCTCGGCTCAATCATCCAAACATCGCCCACTACATCGACTCCGGTTCGGATGCGGATGGGCATGTTTATGTCGCGATGGAATTGGTCCAAGGCCAGCGCTTGCTGGACTTCGCCAAAGCCAAAGAGCTGAACGCGAAACAACGCGTAACGCTGTTCCGGCAATTACTCGCAGCCGTCTCCTACGCCCATCGCCAGCTGATCATTCATCGCGACCTAAAGCAGGCCAACGTGTTGGTCACCGCCGATGGCGTCGTCAAACTGCTCGACTTCGGCATTGCCAAGCTCCTGCAAGACCAGTCGCAGATGACCGGTACGATCGAGCGTTTGTACACGCCGACCTGCGCCGCGCCCGAACAAATCCGCGGCGAGCCTTGCGATGTCACGACCGACGTTTACGCGCTCGGCGTGTTGCTCTACGAACTAATCGCCGGCAAGTCGATCTTCGACACCGAAGGCAAGACCCCCGGCGAGTTCGAAAACCTAGTGCTGAATGTCCCACCACCGGACATGAAGAGCCGCGTTCACGCGGACCTCGGCTGCGCCGACATCCCGACCGACCTCGAACGCATCGTCGCCAAAGCCATCCGCAAAGAGCCGAACCGCCGCTACAACAGCGTTGAACAGTTCGATGCCGATCTGGAACGCCTGCTCAACAACGAGCCAGTCTCCGTCTCCGGCAACGGCTTCTTGTATCGAACCCAAAAGTTCCTGTCCCGCAACAAACTGGCCAGCGGCCTAACCACCCTGATCGCGATCGCTGTGCTGACCGGATTGGGTATCACGCTCCAACAGAACCGCGAAATTCGCGCCGAACGCGACCGCGCCAATTTGGCGCTCGATGCGATGAAGCAGGCGTTCCTGGGGGCGGATCCTGGGGGTGAGGCCGGCGGTGAGGTCAAAGCCAAAGACATTCTCAATAAATCGAGCGAGAATCTCCTGCCATTGATTCGCCGCGGCGACACCCAGTTTATTGAACTAGCAGCCACGCTCCTAGAGGTTGAGCTGTCAATGGGAATGGTCAACGATGCCGCCAAGACTTTCTCCGAAATTCCCGAAGACACTATCAGGTCTCATCCGACGCTGTGCTTGCTGCAAGCGCGCTTGTATGCAGATCGAGGCCTACCCGACCAGGCCAAGGCTCAAATCAGCTCCTGCACATCGGGCCCCAACGAATCGAGGCTCCGCAGCATTACACAAGCAAGAATTGCTGAAGCAAACAAAGAATTCCTAAAGGCAGCCGAGCTCTATAGGGAATTTCGAAAAGGACTTGATACGTCAGATCACGCTTGGATTTACGCATTGGAAAGAGAGAGTTTTTCTCTTTCGCGAGCTGGAAGGCCCGAACAGTCTATCCAACTCATCGACAAAGCCACCGAGATGTCAACCAAGGCGTTTTCACCAGATCATGCCCGATTCGCAAGACTGGATCTCGCTCGTATCAAGGTGCTTCAGGCGGGTACTGGCCATGAGGAATTCCTGCAACTCGCGCCAAAGATTCTGGAAAGAATCGAACAGCAGCATGGCGCACGATCAACTTTTACCGCTGAGGCAAACTCTTGGCTGGCTTTTGGCTACTCTAGTGTGGCGGACTACGCCAGCGCACTGCCTCACTACGAGATTGCAAGCAACATATATGCTGACGTATACGGTAGTGGCCATCGCGAGACAATAAGAGCTAAGTTCAATGTTGCTATGGCGATGTCCAAGCTTAAACGGCCACCCACCAAGCTCGTACCTATGTTTGAAAGTCTGATCATAGAATCAGACTTTAGCGGGAATTACGATCTGCAAACATTCATCCAGATCTCTTACATTCAGTACTTGACAAACATCGACATGGACGAGTTGGCGCTTCGTGTCGCGATCAAGACAGCTGAGAGCCCCGAGAACCTCTTCCGGGTCGATTCAGTTGAGTACGAACGCTTTCAGAGGTCTGCTAATCGAGCCTTTTGGAAGTCCAGATGCACGAGCGAATCAAGTGTCGAGGAATCGAGGGCACGTATTTGCCGATCTCTCATCCTTGAGAATCAGGTCTGCCATGCAGCGAAGCGAGCGATCTGCGGTACGCGAGACCTTTTTCGCTAA
- a CDS encoding serine/threonine-protein kinase translates to MALEQPASEREAFVRMHASDPAIATEVLRLMGLDEQPQIHTLQGVQAMADAEAAPLAQGRRVGKFELFEVLGEGGMGQVYRARRVDGPEHWVALKLMRRGLFNAASESRFLAEQQFLARLNHPNIAHYIDSGSDTYGHVYVAMELVQGQRLLDYAKAQQLNAKQRVALFRQLLSAVSYAHRQLIIHRDLKQANVLVTADGVVKLLDFGIAKLLQDQSQMTGTIERLYTPTCAAPEQIRGEPCDVTTDVYALGVLLYELIAGKSIFDTEGKTPGEFENLVLNVPPPDMKSRVHPDLGCTDIPTDLERIVAKAIRKEPNRRYGSVEQLDADLERLLNNEPVSVSGNGFLYRTQKFLSRNKLASGLTALIAIAVLSGLVITLQQNREIRAERDRANLALDAMKQAFLGADPGGEAGGEVTARQILQKSAENLDALIASNDQSFLDLATVLFEVQISMGLFDDAQRTYQRLGEDSYRYHSRICLLSARLLVEQDRSSEAAERLSHCTPATPDEANIELIASARIARYQDRIAEAFKLFQEAQQTLPASHPDWLLSVTNQKVMLLNQRRVAEALNLLGAAIEKAKQELGPNHVTIARLELLEFHALARSGRRADFEARIPEVLQTMRTRFGEISAPVATAENTVGSYFGTLEEHSAAVPHFERAHEIYNAMFGPDHLRTLKIRANLVVWRAFAGAPTQTVRTDFEDLIARTDQPGLEAMPGFVRTEYVRWLTNQGESEQALRVALSIPPSILAQTSSDSKGRRIEFLIQNYWAASCSKDDSGFFGRSEVCKSFPRLDSLCHNARKVICAYPSDPFRRLLSEGLHPDLSTPRRSL, encoded by the coding sequence TTGGCGCTGGAGCAACCAGCTTCGGAGCGTGAAGCATTTGTCCGCATGCACGCTTCTGATCCGGCGATCGCCACCGAGGTCCTCCGCCTGATGGGCTTGGACGAGCAGCCGCAGATTCACACCTTACAAGGTGTACAGGCGATGGCCGATGCCGAAGCTGCACCGCTGGCTCAGGGTCGCCGCGTTGGCAAGTTCGAACTGTTCGAAGTGCTCGGCGAAGGCGGGATGGGTCAGGTCTATCGCGCCCGTCGTGTCGATGGCCCGGAACATTGGGTCGCGCTCAAGCTGATGCGCCGCGGTTTGTTCAATGCTGCATCTGAGTCACGATTCCTGGCAGAACAGCAGTTCCTTGCCCGCCTGAACCACCCGAACATCGCCCACTACATTGACTCCGGTTCGGATACTTACGGGCATGTTTATGTTGCGATGGAGCTGGTCCAGGGCCAGCGTCTGCTGGACTACGCCAAAGCCCAGCAATTGAATGCCAAGCAGCGCGTCGCACTGTTCCGCCAATTGCTCTCAGCCGTCTCGTATGCCCATCGCCAACTGATCATCCATCGTGACCTGAAGCAGGCCAACGTACTGGTCACGGCCGATGGCGTCGTCAAACTGCTCGACTTCGGCATTGCCAAGCTCTTGCAAGACCAGTCACAGATGACCGGCACGATCGAGCGTTTGTACACGCCGACCTGTGCCGCGCCCGAACAAATCCGCGGCGAACCCTGCGATGTCACGACCGACGTCTACGCGCTCGGCGTGTTGCTGTATGAGTTGATCGCCGGCAAGTCGATTTTCGATACCGAAGGCAAGACCCCCGGCGAGTTCGAGAACCTAGTGCTGAATGTCCCACCGCCGGACATGAAGAGCCGCGTTCACCCAGACCTCGGCTGCACCGACATCCCGACCGACCTCGAACGCATCGTTGCCAAGGCGATCCGCAAGGAGCCGAATCGCCGCTACGGCAGCGTCGAACAACTTGATGCCGATCTCGAACGCCTGCTCAACAACGAGCCCGTGTCCGTCTCCGGAAACGGCTTCTTGTATCGCACCCAGAAGTTCTTGTCCCGGAACAAGCTGGCGAGCGGCCTGACCGCCCTGATCGCGATCGCCGTCCTGAGCGGCCTGGTCATCACCCTCCAACAGAACCGCGAGATCCGCGCTGAGCGCGACCGCGCGAATCTGGCGCTCGATGCGATGAAGCAGGCGTTCTTGGGGGCGGATCCTGGCGGTGAGGCGGGCGGGGAAGTGACTGCCAGACAGATTCTGCAGAAATCAGCGGAGAATCTCGACGCGCTGATAGCCTCAAACGACCAATCATTTCTTGACCTCGCAACGGTGCTCTTTGAGGTACAGATTTCGATGGGGCTGTTTGATGACGCCCAGCGCACTTACCAAAGACTTGGCGAAGATTCTTATCGATACCATTCAAGGATTTGCTTGCTGAGCGCGCGATTGTTAGTTGAGCAGGATCGCTCCTCGGAAGCGGCTGAACGGCTCTCGCATTGCACGCCAGCTACCCCAGACGAAGCCAACATTGAATTGATCGCAAGCGCGCGAATTGCTCGCTATCAGGACAGAATCGCGGAGGCCTTCAAGCTGTTTCAAGAAGCGCAGCAGACATTGCCGGCTTCACATCCGGACTGGCTCCTGTCCGTGACCAACCAGAAAGTGATGCTTCTCAACCAGCGCAGAGTCGCGGAAGCGCTCAATTTACTTGGCGCGGCAATTGAGAAGGCTAAGCAAGAGCTGGGACCCAATCATGTGACCATCGCTAGACTTGAATTGCTCGAGTTTCATGCTTTAGCCCGTTCAGGCAGGCGTGCTGATTTTGAAGCACGGATTCCTGAGGTCCTGCAAACAATGCGAACTCGCTTCGGCGAGATTTCTGCGCCCGTTGCGACCGCAGAGAACACGGTAGGAAGTTACTTCGGAACGCTTGAAGAGCACTCCGCTGCTGTACCCCATTTTGAGCGCGCGCACGAAATTTATAACGCCATGTTTGGCCCGGATCATCTCAGAACATTGAAGATTAGGGCCAATTTGGTAGTTTGGAGAGCGTTCGCTGGTGCTCCTACCCAGACAGTTCGCACAGATTTCGAGGATCTCATTGCCCGCACTGATCAGCCAGGACTCGAGGCAATGCCAGGATTCGTCAGAACAGAGTATGTCCGTTGGTTAACGAACCAGGGCGAGTCCGAGCAGGCGCTGCGCGTCGCACTATCCATACCTCCTTCGATACTTGCCCAAACAAGCAGCGACAGCAAGGGTCGTCGGATTGAGTTTCTCATCCAGAACTACTGGGCAGCATCCTGCTCAAAGGACGATTCGGGCTTTTTTGGTCGCAGCGAGGTGTGCAAGAGCTTCCCGAGACTTGACAGCCTTTGCCACAACGCCCGCAAAGTGATTTGTGCATATCCAAGCGACCCATTTCGTCGCTTGCTGTCCGAGGGATTACATCCCGATCTTTCCACTCCTAGGAGAAGTCTGTGA
- a CDS encoding fumarate hydratase: MVTIKQEDLIQSIADALQYISYYHPVDYIKNLAAAYDREESEAARDAIKQILVNSRMCAEGHRPICQDTGIVNVFLEIGMDVHFAATMSIEDMCNEGIRRAYLHPDNKLRASVLSDPIANRQNTKDNTPGVIHMKLVPGNTVHVTVAAKGGGSEAKSKFAMLNPSDSIVDWVLKTVPTMGAGWCPPGMLGIGIGGTADKAMLMAKESLMDPIDMQELIARGPSNKLEALRIELYEKINALGIGAQGLGGLTTVLDVKIHDYPTHAANLPIAMIPNCAATRHAHFELDGSGPVSLEPPSLEDWPALTYDAAKGKRVNLDGITQAEIETWKPGDVLLLNGKLLTGRDAAHKRMVDMLNRGETLPVDMKGRFIYYVGPVDPVREEVVGPAGPTTATRMDKFTEQVLAATGLIGMVGKAERGPAGIEAIKKHRAVYLIAVGGSAYLVSKAIKGSRVLAFEDLGMEAIYEFEVKDMPVTVAVDVEGHSVHETGPREWQGRIGKIPVRVA, encoded by the coding sequence ATGGTCACGATCAAGCAGGAAGACCTGATTCAGAGCATCGCCGATGCACTGCAATACATCAGTTATTACCACCCGGTGGACTACATCAAGAACCTGGCGGCTGCGTATGATCGGGAAGAATCCGAGGCTGCCCGCGATGCGATCAAGCAGATTCTGGTGAACTCGCGCATGTGCGCCGAAGGCCATCGGCCGATCTGCCAAGACACCGGTATTGTCAACGTGTTCCTGGAAATTGGCATGGATGTGCACTTCGCGGCCACTATGAGCATCGAGGACATGTGCAATGAGGGGATCCGCCGTGCATACCTGCATCCGGACAACAAACTCCGGGCGTCGGTGCTGAGCGATCCAATCGCTAACCGGCAGAACACGAAGGACAATACCCCTGGTGTGATCCACATGAAGCTCGTGCCCGGCAATACGGTGCACGTGACGGTGGCTGCGAAAGGTGGTGGCTCTGAAGCCAAATCGAAATTCGCGATGTTGAACCCGTCTGATTCGATTGTTGATTGGGTGCTGAAGACGGTCCCGACGATGGGTGCGGGCTGGTGCCCGCCAGGCATGCTCGGCATTGGCATTGGCGGCACGGCCGACAAGGCCATGTTGATGGCGAAAGAATCGCTGATGGACCCGATCGATATGCAGGAATTGATTGCGCGTGGTCCGAGCAACAAGCTCGAGGCGTTGCGCATTGAGCTATACGAGAAGATCAACGCACTCGGCATTGGCGCGCAAGGTCTGGGCGGGCTGACCACGGTGCTCGATGTCAAGATTCACGACTATCCGACGCATGCTGCGAATCTACCGATCGCCATGATTCCGAATTGTGCGGCCACGCGCCACGCGCACTTCGAACTCGATGGCTCGGGCCCGGTCAGTCTGGAACCACCGTCACTCGAAGATTGGCCGGCCTTGACGTATGACGCAGCGAAAGGCAAACGCGTCAATCTGGACGGCATCACGCAAGCCGAAATTGAAACCTGGAAGCCCGGCGATGTGTTGCTGCTGAACGGCAAGTTGCTGACGGGTCGCGATGCCGCGCACAAGCGCATGGTCGACATGTTGAATCGTGGCGAGACGTTGCCAGTCGACATGAAGGGGCGCTTCATTTATTACGTCGGCCCGGTTGATCCGGTGCGCGAAGAAGTTGTTGGCCCGGCCGGTCCCACCACGGCCACACGCATGGATAAATTCACCGAGCAGGTTTTGGCGGCAACGGGCTTGATCGGCATGGTGGGCAAGGCTGAGCGTGGCCCGGCTGGCATCGAAGCCATCAAGAAACATCGTGCGGTGTATTTGATCGCCGTCGGCGGTTCGGCCTACCTGGTGTCCAAAGCGATCAAGGGCTCACGCGTGCTGGCGTTTGAAGACCTCGGCATGGAAGCGATCTACGAGTTCGAGGTCAAGGACATGCCAGTCACCGTCGCGGTTGACGTCGAAGGTCACTCGGTACACGAAACCGGCCCGCGCGAATGGCAAGGCCGGATTGGCAAGATCCCAGTGCGTGTGGCGTGA
- the istB gene encoding IS21-like element helper ATPase IstB translates to MNLSHERLSALCADLKLSSVAEAATRLAQEASAAEWSYLDFLDRVLRAEAAQRQDRSRTMLVRTAGFPVIKRLEDFDFNFAGTHKKQITELASLAFIERGENVVLLGPSGVGKTHLALAIGLKAAESGYKVRFHTAADLMREIATARRQERLTGLLRSSVGTPRLLIIDELGYLPLDKAQAHDLFQVIAKRYEHGSLIVTSNLNFGQWDQTLGGDSALAAALLDRLLHHAHVIQMKGESYRLKDKRKAGLIDKRNAGTAAD, encoded by the coding sequence ATGAATCTGAGCCACGAGCGACTGAGCGCGTTGTGCGCCGATCTGAAGCTGTCCAGTGTTGCCGAAGCGGCGACTCGACTGGCGCAGGAGGCCAGTGCGGCTGAATGGTCCTACCTCGACTTCCTGGATCGCGTCTTGCGAGCTGAAGCGGCCCAACGCCAAGATCGCAGCCGAACCATGCTCGTGCGAACGGCTGGCTTCCCAGTCATCAAGCGACTCGAAGACTTCGACTTCAACTTCGCTGGCACGCACAAGAAGCAAATCACGGAGCTAGCGAGCCTCGCCTTCATCGAACGAGGCGAGAATGTTGTGCTGCTTGGTCCCTCAGGCGTCGGCAAGACACACCTTGCCCTGGCAATCGGCCTGAAAGCCGCCGAGAGCGGCTACAAGGTCCGCTTCCACACTGCCGCCGATCTGATGCGCGAAATCGCAACGGCTCGCCGCCAAGAGCGGCTGACGGGCTTGCTACGAAGCAGCGTTGGCACACCGCGTTTGCTGATCATCGACGAGTTGGGCTACCTACCCCTGGACAAAGCACAGGCTCACGACCTCTTCCAAGTCATTGCAAAGCGCTACGAGCACGGCAGCCTGATCGTCACGAGTAACCTGAACTTCGGCCAATGGGACCAAACCTTGGGAGGCGACAGTGCTCTGGCAGCAGCACTGCTAGATCGCTTGCTTCACCATGCTCACGTCATCCAAATGAAAGGAGAGAGCTACCGACTCAAAGACAAACGCAAAGCAGGATTGATCGATAAACGGAATGCCGGAACTGCGGCAGACTGA
- the istA gene encoding IS21 family transposase, producing the protein MLKQEEAVEISVLLKQGMGVREVARRCGVSRNTVRRVRDEGCGRRFKREAREGKLYGFLDYIRERLAAAAPDWIPASVMLREIKALGYTGSHSILRAHMASLRPVREPEPLVRFETESGRQMQVDWAEFRFDGIRWFAFVAVLGFSRWVFGRFVDNQRFETLRDLHVAAFDSMDGVPREALYDNMATVVLKRDAEGKGRHQFHDGMLSLSKDYGFALRLCRPYRARTKGKVERGIRYVRESFFVPLRAEFRQRGEPLTLDIVNARFATWQREIANRRVHGTTKARPDVRLIEEQARLLPLPGLKPAPSPREALAKKVPIARPRTPIQRPLSAYDVFSAGVSP; encoded by the coding sequence ATGTTGAAGCAGGAGGAAGCGGTGGAGATTTCAGTGTTGTTGAAGCAAGGGATGGGCGTTCGGGAAGTGGCTCGGCGGTGTGGTGTGTCGCGGAACACGGTTCGGCGGGTTCGGGATGAGGGATGTGGTCGGCGTTTCAAGCGTGAGGCGCGTGAGGGCAAGCTGTATGGGTTCTTGGACTACATCCGAGAGCGGCTGGCAGCCGCAGCGCCGGATTGGATTCCGGCATCGGTGATGCTTCGGGAGATCAAGGCGCTCGGGTATACGGGTTCGCACTCGATTCTGCGGGCCCACATGGCGAGTTTGCGGCCAGTTCGAGAGCCGGAGCCGCTGGTTCGCTTTGAGACCGAATCGGGCCGGCAGATGCAGGTGGATTGGGCGGAGTTTCGGTTCGATGGGATCCGCTGGTTTGCCTTTGTGGCGGTGCTTGGCTTCTCGCGCTGGGTCTTCGGTCGGTTTGTCGACAATCAGCGATTTGAGACGCTTCGAGACTTGCATGTTGCGGCGTTTGATTCGATGGACGGTGTGCCCCGCGAGGCGCTGTACGACAACATGGCGACCGTGGTGTTGAAGCGTGATGCGGAAGGCAAGGGACGCCATCAGTTTCATGATGGGATGCTCTCGCTGTCGAAGGACTATGGCTTTGCATTGCGACTGTGCCGGCCGTATCGGGCACGCACCAAGGGCAAGGTTGAGCGCGGCATCCGCTACGTTCGCGAGAGCTTCTTCGTGCCACTGCGTGCCGAGTTCCGGCAGCGTGGTGAGCCATTGACCCTGGACATTGTCAACGCGCGGTTCGCGACCTGGCAACGCGAGATCGCCAATCGACGCGTTCACGGGACAACGAAAGCAAGACCAGACGTTCGACTGATTGAGGAGCAGGCTCGGCTGTTGCCGCTACCTGGACTCAAGCCTGCACCGAGCCCGCGTGAGGCGCTGGCCAAGAAGGTGCCCATTGCCCGCCCCAGAACGCCCATACAGCGGCCCTTGTCGGCTTACGACGTCTTCAGCGCCGGGGTGAGTCCATGA
- a CDS encoding GAF domain-containing protein: protein MSRRTRSTQPLPEILAELARLATEDLSLRPMLQRVADALAGYFQWQLVALVSIDRQSNRFVCEALSTSLPTDIHVGYSRELGSGVVGEVAATGRPVLVSDASQYPNFVHTLPGGQSELCVPILFRGTVIAVLNLESTEVGTFDGSLDLLKTISEQIAGTIAGARRVEELTRRTQLLEVVAEFTRQAMESEDLDALLGFVLRSLAARFQTVESTVLLEGDLVGHLEVAAHLGASPHITYRGKQWPINEGVVGRCFREGVLIYVDDVSKDPHYSTVNPSVRAELALPISLKGRVFGVLNLEAETSQPFSGENRVLLRALADAVAGAIHLLSTAHRLQQSQARAERQAVELGRARENLRRATGKLDRRQGEQAVFGLSSSTQFRKQLKAQCRAVSRGGRGMALWLIRINPHSYVDAIRLNEIITPYAARIANFLVDANIPMCQLRPRSLGVLLSGAPSVDSRKRIEECLQALHRSYVGDTELMRAEPSHLVVLCKLSQAKDPEGFLDHALAQLDELPDGVLSWLDAHHP from the coding sequence ATGAGTCGTCGAACCCGATCCACACAGCCATTACCCGAGATTCTTGCCGAATTGGCCCGCCTGGCCACCGAGGATCTGAGTCTGCGCCCGATGCTGCAACGCGTAGCGGACGCGTTGGCGGGCTACTTTCAATGGCAGCTCGTTGCCCTGGTAAGCATCGACCGCCAGAGCAATCGATTCGTCTGCGAAGCGTTGTCGACGTCGTTGCCGACCGACATCCATGTCGGCTACAGCCGCGAACTGGGCTCTGGTGTCGTGGGTGAGGTCGCCGCCACAGGCCGACCCGTGTTGGTCAGCGACGCGAGCCAGTATCCAAACTTCGTCCACACGTTGCCCGGCGGGCAATCCGAACTCTGCGTGCCGATTCTGTTTCGGGGTACCGTGATCGCCGTTCTGAATCTGGAGAGCACGGAGGTCGGCACCTTTGACGGGTCCCTGGACCTCTTGAAAACCATTTCCGAACAGATCGCCGGCACGATCGCTGGTGCGCGCCGCGTCGAAGAACTGACGCGGCGCACGCAATTACTGGAAGTGGTCGCGGAGTTCACGCGCCAGGCGATGGAATCGGAAGACCTTGATGCGCTGCTCGGCTTCGTCTTGCGATCGCTGGCCGCCCGCTTCCAAACGGTCGAATCAACGGTCCTGTTGGAGGGCGATCTAGTCGGGCACCTGGAAGTCGCGGCACACCTCGGCGCGTCACCGCACATCACGTATCGCGGCAAGCAGTGGCCAATCAACGAGGGCGTGGTTGGCCGATGCTTCCGCGAAGGGGTGCTGATCTACGTGGACGACGTCAGCAAAGACCCGCACTACAGTACCGTCAATCCCAGCGTGCGCGCGGAGCTCGCACTGCCAATATCGCTGAAGGGCCGCGTGTTTGGTGTGCTCAATCTGGAAGCCGAGACAAGCCAGCCGTTCTCGGGCGAAAATCGGGTCTTGCTGCGTGCTCTGGCTGACGCCGTCGCTGGCGCCATTCACCTGCTATCGACCGCTCACCGCTTGCAGCAAAGCCAGGCCCGGGCTGAGCGCCAGGCGGTGGAGCTGGGCCGCGCCCGGGAAAATCTGCGCCGGGCAACTGGCAAGCTCGATCGCCGCCAAGGCGAGCAAGCGGTATTTGGGTTGAGCAGCTCGACGCAGTTTCGAAAACAGTTGAAGGCCCAGTGCCGAGCCGTCTCGCGCGGTGGCAGGGGCATGGCCTTGTGGTTGATCCGCATCAATCCGCACAGCTATGTCGACGCCATTCGCCTGAATGAAATCATCACGCCCTACGCAGCACGCATTGCCAATTTTCTGGTCGACGCCAATATCCCAATGTGCCAACTGCGCCCACGCTCGCTCGGCGTACTACTCTCGGGCGCACCGTCAGTTGATTCAAGAAAGCGAATCGAAGAATGTCTGCAAGCGTTGCACCGTTCATATGTTGGTGACACAGAGCTTATGCGGGCCGAGCCGTCACATCTCGTGGTGCTCTGCAAGCTCAGCCAAGCCAAAGACCCAGAGGGCTTCCTCGATCACGCCCTGGCGCAACTCGACGAGCTGCCTGATGGCGTGCTGTCCTGGCTCGACGCCCACCATCCGTAA